The Dysgonomonadaceae bacterium PH5-43 genome contains the following window.
GAGTATTATATTGTTCTTTTAAACAGAAATGTTCAGCATTCATTCTGTTAAGAAACACTTGTTCTACTTCAGAAGCATATTCCCCAAAAATATCTTTTAGATATTTCTCATTAATGTTGGCGTATGTAAAGTTCTCCTTCTTAAATATTAAACCGTTACTTTCTATTTCTTCTATTGAAAGAGGCATTGCAGGATAGAAATGACCAAGTATAGCATCTACAGAATGTGATGGAATTTGCCAAATTCTAAAAAAGCCCAAAATATGATCGATTCGATATGCATCGAAAAAGTCTGACATCTTTGAAAATCGCTTCTTCCACCAAGCGAAACAATCATCTTCCATAATCTCCCAATTGTAAGTTGGAAATCCCCAATTCTGACCTAAAGCAGAAAAATCATCAGGTGGAGCACCTGCTTGAAAAAACATATTGAAATAATTGGGTTCAGTCCAAGCCTCAACACTAACGCGACTTATCCCTATTGGTATATCACCTTTAAGCACTACCCCACAAGAGCAAGCATAGTCGTGAGCTTTCTTAAGCTGCTTATGTGCGTGAAACTGCAAGAAATAATAAAGAGATATTTCTTTATAGACAATAGAATTGGGTGCGCACAACTTTTCTATTTCATACCTGTTATAAGTCGAATACTCGTCCCAATTTAAGAAGACTGGCGTTTCGTGCTTATCGCGCAAATATGAGTAAGCAGCATAAGGAACAAGCCATTCTTTATTATTCTCAAAAAACAATGCAAACTCCTGTGTTGTAAGAGTATTTTGTCCTTCTTGAATAAATATTTCACGAAAAAAATTCCACTTCCAATAATCTACAGCATCATAATCTATCAAAGCCAGACTGTTAAGCTCTTCCTGTTTTGCCTTATAAAAAGCATCTCGTTCTGAATTATCAAGAGTTCCTAACTCTTCTATATTTATATATAAAGGGTGAAGAGCATATATAGAAATACTATTATAAGGATACGAATCGACACGAGTATGGCTCATTGTTGTATCGTTGATTGGAAGTATCTGTATAAGTTTTTGCCCAGTAAGCCTAACCCAATCAACTATTTTATATAGGTCTTTGAAGTCGCCAAAACCAAAACTACTTTCACTTTTAAGAGAAAATACCGGAATGCTCAACCCGGCACACCTCCATTCGTTATTTTCATCATTAAATTGCAAACCCGACACTACAACAGTTTCCTCTTCATCAACATAAGGAATATTTAGAGTTCTATTCTCTCCGCTCTCCCATCTAACAATAGACCTGCTATCGTTATCAATGATGCACAACTTATATTCTATAGGATATGTAATATGTTCCGAATCAAATTCAGCAAACCATTCGGGGTGATTATCGCAAGATAAGACTATAGCATTGTCGGCACTCCAACTGCCAATTACATCTTGATTCCCTAACAAAGCTATACTTTCATTCTTTTTAATAGACGGAGCTAAGACTTTTATTATGATTTTCTTTTTAGCCTTTACTATTTTCTCAAATCGATTACAAGGGTGAGCAAACCAACTTTTAGTAAAAGCCGACGAATATAAAGATTGATTTTGAGGTCTGTTTAACCAAAAATCGAATAGGCGGTACGACCTTTTAATATCTGTAGTAGAGAAATTATGATTTCTATTCCATTCTTCAAATATAATTTGTTCGTTAGACTTCATAAAGTAACGATACTCGAAGTTTGCGACATTATCAGGAAGCTCTATTTCGTAGCTCCAATTGCCATCATCAACATAATTCATTTGTTTAGCTCTCTCGGTACTCCATTCGCCAAGCTCAGGTATAGACCCCACAATGAATAATGTTTGTCCCCAAACGGTATGGAAATTTATATGAAATTTTATCTTCATGGCATATATAAACAATAAAAATGCAAATGTACATATTTTTTCGTATCTTTGCAGCACAAATCATGGGGTTGACTGGTTTTGACAGCGGGTAGAAGTGGTTTGTAAGCATGCAGTGCGTCGTTGTTCGGCACTTTAATCTCGAATGATAAACAATTAACTGGCGAAAATACTTACGCTATCGCTGCTTAATCGAAGTACAGTAGATTAAAGCTTTATTCCTTCTCCAGGAGGAGGAACGATACATCACCCGGAAGCTCTGGCTTCGAAGCAATCCGATAAGGTGGTGCAGCAATATCGAAGATAGTCTGAAATAAGTCTCGGGTTTTAGATGAAATTAAGAGAATAAGCCGAATATTGGTGGTCTTAGTCTTGTGTTCGGTCGAAAATTTAAGTAAGAATAAGCATGTAGAAAGCAAATTAATTCCTCGTTTGGACGAGGGTTCGAGTCCCTCCAGCTCCACAATAAACATCTATTATTTCAACATAGTAGATGTTTCTTTTTTAAACTCCTCTTTTTAACACCTCCGAGTTAGAGCCTCCATTTGAAAGATACAACGCATTTCTTTGGGCGGTTTATTTTTTTTGCCTAACTTTGCCGCCGATATCTTTAGGGGTGCCCTTACGGGCTGAGATCATACCCTTTGAACCTGAACAGAGTCATATCTGCGGAGGGACAAAGATTTGTCGGCCGACAATATTCCTTTATGGAAAATAATCTCACTTCCCCTTTTTTGTTGAATTAATTAATAAATTTCAAATGAAAAAGGTTTTTTTATTTACCTTGTTGAGTTTTTACTCAGCCCTTATTTTTGCTGGTGATGAACCAGAAGTAGATTCTTTAAGAATTGTCAATCTACAACAAGTAACTATTTCTTCTACCCGAGCATCGGCTAAAACGCCAATCGCTTACTCAAATATGAGTAAAGAACAAATCGAAGATTTTAATTTTGGACAAGACATTCCTATGTTGCTCACTCTGTCACCATCTGTTATTGCAACCTCAGATGCAGGCACAGGTATTGGTTATTCGGGATTTCGTATTCGGGGAACAGATGCCAATAGAATAAACATTACCTCTAATGGCATACCTCTAAACGATGCCGAATCGCACGGTGTGTTTTGGGTTAATATGCCCGACTTTGCTTCGTCGCTTCAAGATTTACAAGTGCAAAGAGGCGTTGGCACTTCAACTAACGGGGCTGGAGCTTTTGGTGCCAGTGTTAATATGAAGACGGAGAATGTCTCTTTAAAACCTTATGCAGAGTTTGATGGAGGCTATGGTTCGTTTAATACATCTAAGGCTACATTTAAGCTTGGCACAGGAACTATTAACGATCATTTTGCATTCGATGCTCGTATATCTTCTATCAATTCAGATGGATATATTGATAGAGCAAGCGTAGATCTTAAATCGTACTTTGCGCAAGGTTCTTATTTTAATGATAACACTTTAATTAAACTTATTACCTTCGGGGGGAAAGAGAAAACTTACCATGCGTGGGACGGAGTGCCTGATTATATATTGTTCCCGACTGATGGTTCTAAAGCTAATCGCAAATACAATCCTTCTGGTTATATGGGAGATGATGCCAACGGCAAACCAATGTATTACGATAATCAGACCGACAATTATAATCAAACGCATTATCAATTAAGTCTGTTGCAAGTTCTTAACTCCAACTTAAACTTGAATGTGGCTTTGCATTATACAAGAGGTCTGGGTTATTACGAAGAATATAAAGATGAACGTGATTTAATAGAATATGGTCTTAATAACTTTCAAACCTCCGAAGGGGAAGTGTTGGAGAGTGACTTAGTGCGTCAAAAGCACCTCGATAATCACTTCGGAGGAATGATATTCTCTTTAGATTATAAGAAAGAGAAACTCGCTCTTAGTTTAGGCGGAGGCGGCAACTACTACGATGGTAAGCATTTCGGTTATGTTACTTGGTTGAAAGATTATGCTAACGATGCCGACTTCTTCCCCGAACACGAATATTATCGTAGTAAAGGAGAAAAGTTAGATATGAATGTTTACTTAAAAGCAAATTATCAGCTTACAAACAATGTTAATTTGTTTGGAGACGTTCAATACCGACATATCGACTACCGAATTAAAGGTAAGAACGATAAGTGGGATTATAATATAGGTGAGATGCAAAAACTTAACATAGACGAGCAGTTCAACTTCTTTAATCCTAAGCTTGGAGCTTTCTACGAAATAAACAGAAACAATAATGTTTATGCTTCTCTCGCT
Protein-coding sequences here:
- a CDS encoding iron complex outermembrane receptor protein (product_source=KO:K02014; cath_funfam=2.170.130.10; cleavage_site_network=SignalP-noTM; ko=KO:K02014; pfam=PF00593,PF07715; superfamily=56935), which gives rise to MKKVFLFTLLSFYSALIFAGDEPEVDSLRIVNLQQVTISSTRASAKTPIAYSNMSKEQIEDFNFGQDIPMLLTLSPSVIATSDAGTGIGYSGFRIRGTDANRINITSNGIPLNDAESHGVFWVNMPDFASSLQDLQVQRGVGTSTNGAGAFGASVNMKTENVSLKPYAEFDGGYGSFNTSKATFKLGTGTINDHFAFDARISSINSDGYIDRASVDLKSYFAQGSYFNDNTLIKLITFGGKEKTYHAWDGVPDYILFPTDGSKANRKYNPSGYMGDDANGKPMYYDNQTDNYNQTHYQLSLLQVLNSNLNLNVALHYTRGLGYYEEYKDERDLIEYGLNNFQTSEGEVLESDLVRQKHLDNHFGGMIFSLDYKKEKLALSLGGGGNYYDGKHFGYVTWLKDYANDADFFPEHEYYRSKGEKLDMNVYLKANYQLTNNVNLFGDVQYRHIDYRIKGKNDKWDYNIGEMQKLNIDEQFNFFNPKLGAFYEINRNNNVYASLAVANREPNRNNYTDAAFNERPKAEQLFDYELGYKYQDETFAAGVNLYYMKYNDQLVLNGKVNEIGEPLTSNVPDSYRMGIELMLGAKITNWLRWDGNLTLSENKIKDYTEYSVIYNEDWSATEATQHSDYYGKTNIAYSPNVIANSLFTFKYKSWNAGLQSSFVSKQHLDNTGSDERTIDSYFVNNLRLGYDFKMQGIKGLSLSVLVNNLFNEKYETNGWVWSCYSRNSSGGLDPYSEKSYFPQAGTNVMFNVSVKM
- a CDS encoding 4-alpha-glucanotransferase (product_source=KO:K00705; cath_funfam=2.60.40.10,3.20.20.80; cog=COG1640; ko=KO:K00705; pfam=PF00686,PF02446; smart=SM01065; superfamily=49452,51445; tigrfam=TIGR00217) is translated as MKIKFHINFHTVWGQTLFIVGSIPELGEWSTERAKQMNYVDDGNWSYEIELPDNVANFEYRYFMKSNEQIIFEEWNRNHNFSTTDIKRSYRLFDFWLNRPQNQSLYSSAFTKSWFAHPCNRFEKIVKAKKKIIIKVLAPSIKKNESIALLGNQDVIGSWSADNAIVLSCDNHPEWFAEFDSEHITYPIEYKLCIIDNDSRSIVRWESGENRTLNIPYVDEEETVVVSGLQFNDENNEWRCAGLSIPVFSLKSESSFGFGDFKDLYKIVDWVRLTGQKLIQILPINDTTMSHTRVDSYPYNSISIYALHPLYINIEELGTLDNSERDAFYKAKQEELNSLALIDYDAVDYWKWNFFREIFIQEGQNTLTTQEFALFFENNKEWLVPYAAYSYLRDKHETPVFLNWDEYSTYNRYEIEKLCAPNSIVYKEISLYYFLQFHAHKQLKKAHDYACSCGVVLKGDIPIGISRVSVEAWTEPNYFNMFFQAGAPPDDFSALGQNWGFPTYNWEIMEDDCFAWWKKRFSKMSDFFDAYRIDHILGFFRIWQIPSHSVDAILGHFYPAMPLSIEEIESNGLIFKKENFTYANINEKYLKDIFGEYASEVEQVFLNRMNAEHFCLKEQYNTQRKIQAYFAQQTDDKSHFIKQGLFTICNEVLFIEDNIQKDYYHPRISASSTHIYEELSNADKYAFDCIYWNYFYQRHNEFWKGEALKHLAPIINSTNMLVCGEDLGMIPHSVPEVMEKLQILSLEIERMPKTPEVEFANLKEVPYLSVCTTSTHDMSTIRGWWIEDRDKTQRYYNEVLGLEGDAPSDATPEICRQIIANHLRAKSMLVVIPFQDWLSIDGVLRNPDIEVERINIPANARHYWRYRMHLSIEQLLSADSLNEVIKEMIAVDRNNITE